The proteins below come from a single Shinella zoogloeoides genomic window:
- a CDS encoding xanthine dehydrogenase family protein molybdopterin-binding subunit: protein MNMTTPIEKRDFKIIGKSVKRDDVLEKVTGEAEYTGDIKLSGMLHGKIKRAAIAHARIKSIDVSKALAYPGVKAVLTHENVPRVLHYGSPHPRSASCTKDQYILDDKVRFWGEGVAAVAAISEEIADEALDLIEVEYEPLPAVFEPEDAAQPGAPLIHDVGPGGNLVLDPVRVKRGDVDAGFAEADFVLEGTFSGGRPHPAYMEPNVCIADWDGSNKLTFWTSTQTSFMVRGILAEVLGLPLTKVRVLVDHMGGGFGAKQDLFQHEFLCALLAKETRRPVKMEFTRHETFVAGRSRHPCKIWLKQGFKNDGTLVARDMKLVYDSGAYGSHGPGVTIVGTTAATSLYRCENVRLEGRCVYTNTPINGAFRGYGVVQSYYALDIQMDEAAERLGMDPAELKLKNVVREGDIAPSGHPILGHGLEICIQHGVEKIGWKALRNRDRTPDPKRPHIRKGWGIGCEMHGSSAYPGIKEQGNATVKVNEDGTVTLLTGAAGLGTGAHTALAQIVAEELGVRFEDVGTIHGDTDVVPWDIGAFASHTTYLVGTAAKMAAGKVRTAVLERAAMKLQVSPAEVDMTEGKVFLIADPGRVMSVAEAMGPSRGIPAANIVANGTYEPTKSYSFAAHFTEVDVDTETGIVEVKRVVPVHDVGRVIHPIAAEGQIEGGIQQGIGHTLTEDYVIDKKTGRSLNAGLVDYKMPLSMDMPDIETVILEAAPDPGGPWGAKGVGEDPIIAIGPSIANAIHDAIGVRFHHYPITPEDILKALREKGA from the coding sequence ATGAACATGACGACCCCTATCGAGAAGCGCGACTTCAAGATTATCGGCAAGAGCGTCAAGCGCGACGACGTGCTCGAAAAGGTGACGGGCGAGGCCGAATATACCGGCGACATCAAGCTGTCCGGCATGCTGCACGGCAAGATCAAGCGCGCCGCCATCGCCCATGCCCGCATCAAGAGCATCGACGTCAGCAAGGCGCTTGCCTATCCCGGCGTCAAGGCAGTGCTGACCCATGAGAACGTGCCGCGCGTGCTGCACTACGGTTCGCCGCATCCGCGCTCGGCCTCCTGCACCAAGGATCAGTACATCCTCGACGACAAGGTGCGTTTCTGGGGCGAGGGCGTCGCCGCCGTCGCCGCGATTAGCGAAGAGATCGCCGACGAGGCGCTGGATCTGATCGAGGTGGAATACGAGCCCTTGCCGGCCGTCTTCGAGCCCGAAGACGCCGCGCAGCCCGGCGCGCCGCTCATCCACGACGTCGGGCCGGGCGGCAACCTGGTGCTCGACCCGGTGCGCGTCAAGCGCGGCGATGTCGATGCGGGCTTTGCCGAGGCGGATTTCGTGCTCGAAGGCACCTTTTCCGGCGGGCGGCCGCATCCGGCCTATATGGAGCCGAATGTCTGCATCGCCGACTGGGACGGTTCCAACAAGCTGACTTTCTGGACCTCGACGCAGACCTCCTTCATGGTGCGCGGCATCCTTGCCGAAGTGCTCGGCCTGCCGCTGACCAAGGTACGCGTGCTGGTCGACCACATGGGCGGGGGGTTCGGCGCCAAGCAGGACCTGTTCCAGCATGAATTCCTCTGCGCGCTGCTCGCCAAGGAGACGCGCCGGCCGGTGAAGATGGAATTCACCCGCCACGAGACCTTCGTCGCTGGCCGCTCGCGTCACCCCTGCAAGATCTGGCTGAAGCAGGGCTTCAAGAACGACGGCACCCTCGTCGCGCGCGACATGAAGCTGGTGTACGATTCGGGCGCGTACGGCTCGCATGGTCCGGGCGTGACCATCGTCGGCACCACCGCGGCCACCTCGCTCTATCGCTGCGAGAACGTGCGTCTGGAAGGACGCTGCGTCTATACCAACACGCCGATCAACGGCGCCTTCCGCGGCTATGGCGTGGTACAGAGCTACTACGCGCTGGATATCCAGATGGACGAGGCCGCCGAGCGGCTCGGCATGGACCCGGCGGAGCTCAAACTGAAGAACGTGGTGCGCGAGGGCGACATCGCGCCGTCAGGCCATCCGATCCTCGGGCACGGGCTGGAGATCTGCATCCAGCACGGCGTCGAGAAGATCGGCTGGAAGGCCCTGCGCAACCGCGACCGCACGCCGGACCCGAAGCGCCCGCATATCCGCAAGGGCTGGGGTATCGGCTGCGAGATGCACGGTTCCTCCGCCTATCCGGGCATCAAGGAACAGGGCAATGCCACCGTGAAGGTCAACGAGGACGGAACGGTGACGCTGCTGACGGGCGCGGCCGGCCTCGGCACCGGCGCGCATACCGCTCTGGCGCAGATCGTCGCCGAGGAACTCGGCGTGCGCTTCGAGGATGTCGGCACGATCCACGGCGATACGGACGTGGTGCCGTGGGATATCGGCGCCTTCGCCAGCCACACGACCTATCTCGTCGGCACCGCCGCGAAGATGGCCGCCGGCAAGGTCCGCACCGCGGTTCTCGAGCGGGCGGCGATGAAGCTGCAGGTCTCGCCGGCCGAGGTCGACATGACCGAAGGCAAGGTGTTCCTCATCGCCGATCCCGGCCGCGTCATGTCGGTTGCGGAAGCCATGGGTCCGTCCCGCGGCATTCCCGCCGCCAACATCGTCGCGAACGGCACCTACGAGCCGACGAAATCCTATTCCTTCGCTGCGCACTTCACCGAAGTGGACGTCGATACGGAAACCGGCATCGTCGAGGTCAAGCGCGTGGTACCGGTGCACGATGTCGGCCGGGTCATCCACCCGATCGCGGCCGAAGGCCAGATCGAGGGCGGCATCCAGCAGGGTATCGGCCACACGCTGACCGAGGACTATGTGATCGACAAGAAGACCGGCCGGTCGCTCAATGCCGGCCTCGTCGACTACAAGATGCCGCTGTCGATGGACATGCCCGACATCGAGACGGTCATCCTGGAAGCCGCGCCCGATCCGGGCGGCCCCTGGGGCGCCAAGGGCGTCGGCGAGGATCCGATCATCGCGATCGGCCCCTCCATCGCCAACGCCATCCATGACGCCATCGGCGTGCGTTTCCACCACTATCCGATCACCCCGGAAGACATTCTGAAAGCCTTGAGGGAGAAGGGCGCATGA
- a CDS encoding CobW family GTP-binding protein yields MNMHIEPATKKLPITILTGFLGSGKTTLLNYILTERHGHRIAVIENEFGEVDVDSDLVLASDEEIFQMQNGCICCFVDVRNDLIDVMKKLLSHKDKFDHIIVETSGLADPTPVATAFFVDRSVAEEVELDAVVTLVDAMHIDQHLYDPVLDGSDNQAVNQIVAADRILVNKIDLASEEALGSLEGSLRKLNQTAPILRSTYGKVDLSNILGVNGFRPSYVRERAEILDIDMDDDRDAHGHHSHECHDAACDHPDHDHAHHHDCHDEACDHPDHDHGHGHQTALRPHSHDATVKSHSFVYPQSFDGEKLAGFLKDYLGEHGDDIFRTKGIVSVANDDRFFVLQAVHKLVDFRPDHAWGEDTPKSKFVFIGRNLDRDGIDRNLRACLAA; encoded by the coding sequence ATGAACATGCATATCGAACCGGCAACCAAGAAACTCCCGATCACGATCCTTACCGGCTTCCTCGGATCGGGAAAGACCACGCTGCTCAACTACATCCTGACCGAGCGCCACGGCCACCGGATCGCCGTCATCGAGAACGAGTTCGGCGAAGTGGACGTGGACAGCGACCTCGTGCTCGCCTCCGACGAGGAGATCTTCCAGATGCAGAACGGCTGCATCTGCTGCTTCGTCGATGTGCGCAACGACCTGATCGACGTCATGAAGAAGCTGCTCAGCCACAAGGACAAGTTCGACCATATCATCGTCGAGACATCGGGCCTTGCCGACCCGACGCCTGTCGCCACCGCCTTTTTCGTCGATCGCAGCGTCGCCGAGGAAGTGGAGCTGGACGCCGTCGTGACGTTGGTGGACGCCATGCATATCGACCAGCACCTCTACGATCCGGTGCTCGACGGCAGCGACAACCAGGCGGTCAACCAGATCGTTGCGGCCGACCGCATCCTCGTCAACAAGATCGACCTTGCCTCCGAGGAAGCCCTCGGTTCGCTCGAGGGATCGCTCCGCAAGCTCAACCAGACGGCGCCGATCCTGCGTTCGACCTACGGCAAGGTGGACCTGTCCAACATCCTCGGCGTAAACGGCTTCCGGCCGTCCTATGTACGCGAGCGGGCGGAAATTCTCGACATCGACATGGACGACGACCGCGATGCGCATGGCCATCACAGCCACGAATGCCACGACGCGGCCTGCGACCACCCGGACCACGACCACGCGCATCATCACGATTGCCACGACGAGGCCTGCGATCATCCCGATCACGACCATGGGCACGGCCACCAGACGGCTTTGCGGCCCCATAGCCATGACGCGACGGTGAAGTCCCATTCGTTCGTTTATCCGCAGTCCTTCGACGGCGAGAAGCTCGCGGGCTTCCTGAAGGATTATCTCGGCGAGCACGGCGACGACATCTTCCGCACCAAGGGCATCGTCTCGGTGGCGAACGACGACCGCTTCTTCGTGCTCCAGGCCGTGCACAAGCTGGTCGATTTCCGGCCGGACCACGCCTGGGGCGAGGACACGCCGAAATCGAAATTCGTCTTCATCGGCCGCAATCTCGACCGTGACGGCATCGACAGAAACTTGCGCGCCTGCCTGGCGGCCTGA
- a CDS encoding amidohydrolase family protein yields the protein MIIDLSCYPTDLVDLAWRHDGPPFTGDKLLKMMDGPYYVNGKPRRVDKAFIQPPQGNTIYTHEIMDLEGKAAIRQYMGYTEKMVTEHPDRFLGCFVYNPRYGVQNGVDEIERYAKEFDFKMVQLQANMHAYRPDRALDWLRPAMKKCAELGLMVKVHTGDGPYSIPTEFYPIIREFPEINFILAHFGVQTGGVYVFEPMQMALDTPSVYVESGWCLQSRIVEFAKVLPKHKILFGSDTPPNEPGMWINLLEVLCHEPPQGLNLSEDDLEDYLGNNLARMIGLEPTAPPASVEEAEAYLRQHGVQIAA from the coding sequence ATGATAATCGACCTAAGCTGCTACCCCACCGATCTGGTGGACCTGGCTTGGCGCCACGACGGACCGCCGTTCACCGGCGACAAGCTTTTGAAGATGATGGACGGCCCGTACTATGTGAACGGCAAGCCGCGCCGCGTGGACAAGGCCTTCATCCAGCCGCCGCAGGGCAACACCATCTACACCCATGAAATCATGGACCTGGAAGGCAAGGCCGCCATCCGCCAGTACATGGGCTACACGGAAAAGATGGTGACCGAGCATCCCGACCGCTTCCTCGGCTGCTTCGTCTACAATCCGCGTTACGGCGTGCAGAACGGCGTCGACGAAATCGAACGCTACGCCAAGGAATTCGATTTCAAGATGGTCCAGCTCCAGGCGAACATGCACGCCTACCGCCCGGACCGCGCGCTCGACTGGCTGCGCCCGGCCATGAAGAAGTGCGCCGAGCTCGGCCTGATGGTGAAGGTGCATACCGGCGACGGCCCGTACTCGATCCCGACCGAGTTCTACCCGATCATCCGCGAATTCCCGGAGATCAACTTCATCCTCGCCCACTTCGGCGTCCAGACGGGCGGCGTCTACGTGTTCGAGCCGATGCAGATGGCCCTCGACACGCCGAGCGTCTACGTCGAATCCGGCTGGTGCCTCCAGTCGCGTATCGTCGAATTCGCCAAGGTCCTGCCCAAGCACAAGATCCTCTTCGGCTCCGACACCCCGCCGAACGAGCCGGGCATGTGGATCAACCTTCTGGAAGTCCTCTGCCACGAGCCGCCGCAGGGCCTGAACCTCTCCGAGGACGATCTGGAAGACTACCTGGGCAACAACCTCGCCCGCATGATCGGCCTCGAGCCGACCGCGCCGCCGGCAAGCGTCGAGGAAGCCGAGGCGTATCTGCGCCAGCACGGCGTCCAGATCGCCGCGTAA
- a CDS encoding amidohydrolase family protein, with product MIIDTHLHPTNLVDEAWRHTGTPFTGERMLKLMDGPYMINGKPRRIDMGFIQPPPGNTGYRDGNRKGREGIRDYMAYIAELCEKYPDRFIGNFNYNPRWGPENGAAELEFHVKEYGFKMLKLHANMHGYRPDRALEWLRPAMKKCAELGVVVLIHTGDGPYTIPTMFYPIIREFPMVNFIIGHFGIQTGGNYSFESFWMAMDTPNVYCESGWCFQSRIVEFAQQLPKNKIVFGTDSPPNDPGMWLRELEVLCKDPPHGINLSEDDLEGYLGNNIAKLVGIDPSPPPRDLKDAQARLTDSYAGVDRATGKHLLQPA from the coding sequence ATGATCATCGATACCCATCTTCACCCGACCAACCTCGTCGACGAGGCGTGGCGTCATACGGGTACGCCCTTCACGGGCGAGCGCATGCTCAAGCTGATGGACGGCCCCTACATGATCAACGGCAAGCCGCGCCGGATCGACATGGGCTTCATCCAGCCGCCGCCGGGCAACACCGGCTACCGTGACGGCAACCGCAAGGGCCGCGAAGGCATCCGCGACTACATGGCCTATATTGCCGAGCTGTGCGAGAAGTACCCGGACCGCTTCATCGGCAACTTCAACTACAACCCGCGCTGGGGGCCCGAGAACGGCGCTGCGGAGCTGGAATTCCACGTCAAGGAATACGGCTTCAAGATGCTGAAGCTGCATGCCAACATGCATGGCTATCGTCCCGACCGTGCGCTCGAATGGCTGCGTCCGGCGATGAAGAAGTGCGCCGAGCTCGGCGTCGTCGTCCTCATCCACACCGGCGACGGCCCCTACACGATCCCGACGATGTTCTACCCGATCATCCGCGAGTTCCCGATGGTCAACTTCATCATCGGTCACTTCGGCATCCAGACGGGCGGCAACTACTCGTTCGAGTCCTTCTGGATGGCTATGGATACGCCGAACGTCTACTGCGAGTCCGGCTGGTGCTTCCAGTCGCGCATCGTCGAGTTCGCCCAGCAGCTGCCGAAGAACAAGATCGTTTTCGGCACGGACAGCCCGCCGAACGATCCGGGCATGTGGCTGCGTGAGCTGGAAGTGCTCTGCAAGGACCCGCCGCACGGCATCAACCTCTCCGAGGACGATCTGGAAGGCTATCTCGGCAACAACATCGCCAAGCTCGTCGGCATCGATCCCTCGCCGCCGCCGCGCGACCTGAAGGACGCCCAGGCGCGCCTGACGGACAGCTATGCCGGCGTCGACCGCGCCACCGGCAAGCATCTGCTGCAGCCGGCTTGA
- a CDS encoding UbiD family decarboxylase codes for MTEYHKQDVRRFLADYRAEHPEDVITIARPVSDDQDATALIWTLADKGQHPLLHLKNVSGIGAEVVCNIFASRERIARLLGSTAENLHEAYQARSNRPFTPEVLESGPITEEIISGDDVDLHALPMLKHFDTDRAKYITSGIIIGEHPETGAGNLSYHRAMIHSKNSLATSLHSRGHLWRLMNMAKEKGKPMPVAMVIGGHPLFMIAASARLAFGEDERDVAGGLMGEPLQVVRTPKYGIRVPAHAEIVLEGVIDPEAHVAEGPFGEFTGYSSDRSTNNLFTVETILRRRDAMLVSVAGGNSAEHLNLGRVPREAEVVEKLKARFPSITAVHYPSSGTHFHAYIAMNQTREGEARQVMLGLLGWDQYLKNVVVVDADVDITKDSEVLWALATHFQPHKDVVIIEGLPGNALDPSASGIGTTSRMGLDATRGPNFHGVRARISDEATARAAALLKSAG; via the coding sequence ATGACAGAGTACCACAAGCAAGACGTCCGCCGTTTCCTGGCCGATTACCGGGCGGAACATCCCGAGGACGTCATTACCATCGCCCGGCCGGTCTCGGACGATCAGGACGCCACCGCGCTGATCTGGACCCTTGCGGACAAGGGGCAGCATCCCTTGCTGCACCTGAAGAACGTCAGCGGCATCGGCGCCGAGGTCGTCTGCAATATCTTCGCCTCGCGCGAGCGCATCGCCCGCCTGCTCGGCTCGACCGCGGAAAACCTGCATGAGGCCTATCAGGCCCGCTCCAACCGGCCGTTCACGCCGGAAGTTCTGGAAAGCGGCCCCATCACCGAGGAGATCATCTCCGGCGATGACGTCGATCTCCATGCGCTGCCGATGCTCAAGCATTTCGACACGGACCGCGCGAAATACATCACATCAGGCATCATCATCGGCGAGCACCCTGAAACGGGAGCCGGCAATCTCAGCTATCACCGCGCGATGATCCACTCGAAGAATTCGCTCGCGACCTCGCTGCATTCGCGCGGCCATCTCTGGCGCCTGATGAACATGGCGAAGGAGAAGGGCAAGCCGATGCCGGTCGCCATGGTGATCGGCGGCCATCCGCTGTTCATGATCGCCGCCTCCGCCCGCCTTGCCTTCGGCGAGGACGAGCGCGACGTCGCCGGCGGCCTGATGGGCGAGCCGCTGCAGGTCGTGCGCACGCCGAAATACGGCATCCGCGTTCCCGCCCATGCCGAGATCGTGCTGGAAGGCGTGATCGATCCCGAGGCGCACGTCGCGGAAGGCCCGTTCGGCGAGTTCACCGGCTATTCCTCCGACCGCTCGACCAACAACCTTTTCACCGTCGAAACCATCCTGCGCCGGCGCGATGCCATGCTCGTCTCCGTCGCGGGCGGCAATTCGGCCGAGCACCTCAATCTCGGCCGCGTGCCGCGCGAGGCCGAGGTGGTGGAGAAGCTGAAGGCTCGTTTCCCCTCGATCACCGCCGTGCACTATCCGTCGTCCGGCACCCACTTCCATGCCTATATCGCCATGAACCAGACCCGCGAGGGCGAGGCGCGGCAGGTCATGCTCGGCCTGCTCGGCTGGGACCAGTACCTGAAGAATGTCGTGGTGGTGGACGCGGACGTCGATATCACCAAGGATTCAGAAGTGCTCTGGGCGCTCGCCACCCATTTCCAGCCGCACAAGGATGTCGTCATCATCGAGGGTCTGCCGGGCAATGCGCTCGACCCCTCGGCAAGCGGCATCGGCACGACGTCCCGCATGGGCCTCGATGCGACCCGCGGCCCGAATTTTCATGGCGTGCGCGCCCGCATCAGCGACGAGGCGACCGCGCGCGCCGCCGCGCTTCTCAAATCGGCGGGATAA
- a CDS encoding UbiX family flavin prenyltransferase, whose product MSMRPRRMIVGISGASGVIYGKRILEVLRDLEIETHLIMSRAACITLAAEADFTRQDLEALATTTHSNKDIGAVCSSGSYKTLGMIVAPCSVKTMAEIATGTTDNLLSRAADVVLKERRRLVLMLRETPLHLGHIRNMAQVTEMGGIIYPPVPAFYARPQSLEEMVDHTVGRVLDLFDLDPGIVRRWQGTQGGVE is encoded by the coding sequence ATGTCGATGCGGCCAAGACGCATGATCGTCGGCATTTCGGGGGCTTCCGGGGTCATCTACGGCAAGCGCATCCTCGAAGTGCTGCGCGACCTCGAAATCGAGACGCACCTGATCATGTCGCGTGCCGCCTGCATCACGCTCGCGGCCGAGGCGGATTTCACCAGGCAGGATCTGGAAGCGCTGGCGACGACCACCCATTCCAACAAGGATATCGGTGCGGTCTGTTCGTCCGGCTCCTACAAGACGCTCGGCATGATCGTCGCGCCCTGCTCGGTGAAGACCATGGCGGAGATCGCCACCGGCACGACGGACAACCTGCTCTCGCGCGCCGCCGACGTCGTGCTGAAGGAGCGCCGCCGGCTGGTGCTGATGCTGCGCGAGACGCCGCTGCATCTCGGCCATATCAGGAACATGGCGCAGGTGACGGAAATGGGCGGCATCATCTACCCGCCCGTGCCGGCCTTCTATGCCAGGCCGCAAAGCCTTGAGGAAATGGTCGACCACACCGTCGGCCGGGTGCTCGATCTCTTCGACCTCGACCCCGGCATCGTCCGCCGCTGGCAGGGAACGCAGGGCGGGGTGGAATAA
- a CDS encoding XdhC family protein, with amino-acid sequence MTARIAPDPETLAPEPRAAFLSDDAAEILAFAAEAIDEGYRAALVTLVEIRGGAARAIGAQMAVREDGLYCGFVSGGCTEAAVAADALVALGKGLDRNLRLGEGSPFFDIVLPCGGGITLAIHVLRDSAVLREILAALQRRMPVRLRYQPAAQTLAFEPGEGPSGWEGDCFVRAYRPKPRLLIGGTPMEAGAVARIAAAAGHDVLVVGRGQTISADQLDADTAVALLFHDIDRELPLLESALASGVFYIGALGSRRTHEKRCAALRQRGCSEADLARIKAPIGIFDKARDSHSLALSVVADIAAARSSC; translated from the coding sequence ATGACTGCCCGCATCGCTCCCGACCCGGAAACGCTCGCGCCCGAACCCCGCGCCGCCTTCCTCTCGGACGATGCGGCGGAAATCCTCGCCTTCGCCGCCGAGGCCATCGACGAGGGCTATCGCGCCGCGCTGGTCACGCTCGTCGAAATCCGCGGGGGTGCCGCCCGCGCCATCGGTGCGCAGATGGCAGTGCGGGAGGACGGCCTTTATTGCGGCTTCGTTTCCGGCGGCTGTACCGAGGCCGCCGTTGCGGCGGACGCCTTGGTCGCGCTCGGGAAAGGCCTGGACCGGAACCTCCGGCTCGGCGAGGGCTCGCCCTTCTTCGACATAGTGCTGCCCTGCGGCGGCGGCATCACGCTCGCCATCCATGTCCTGCGTGACAGCGCCGTTCTTCGCGAAATCCTGGCGGCTTTGCAGCGGCGCATGCCCGTCCGCCTGCGTTACCAGCCGGCAGCGCAGACGCTGGCCTTCGAACCGGGCGAGGGGCCGAGCGGCTGGGAAGGGGATTGTTTCGTCCGGGCCTATCGCCCGAAGCCGAGGCTCCTTATCGGTGGAACGCCGATGGAAGCCGGGGCCGTGGCGCGCATTGCCGCTGCGGCCGGCCACGATGTCCTCGTGGTGGGGCGGGGCCAGACCATCTCGGCCGATCAGCTCGACGCTGACACCGCCGTCGCGCTGCTGTTCCACGACATCGATCGTGAGCTGCCCCTCCTCGAAAGTGCGCTCGCTTCCGGCGTCTTCTATATCGGCGCGCTCGGCAGCCGCCGGACCCACGAGAAGCGCTGCGCCGCCTTGCGGCAGCGGGGTTGCAGCGAAGCCGACCTCGCCCGTATCAAGGCGCCGATCGGGATTTTCGACAAGGCGCGGGACTCCCATTCGCTCGCGCTTTCGGTCGTCGCGGATATTGCCGCGGCCCGGTCGTCCTGCTGA
- a CDS encoding bile acid:sodium symporter family protein has translation MKKLLPDTFTWLLVAAVILASLLPISGEPAAWFGIATNVAIALLFFLHGARLSTDVVIAGFLHWRLQLFILVTTFAVFPLLGLGLGLFSPWLIEQPIYLGLLFLCVLPSTVQSSIAFTSIAGGNVPAAICAASTSNILGIFLTPALVALLFSAGGHVGMSFDMVWKIMLQLFLPFVAGQVLQPFIGKWVRSKKSLLTPFDRGSILMVVYLAFSEAVTEGIWHRVALEDLALLILVDSLLLAVVLVITSVGGKLLGFNREDRITAVFCGSKKSLASGVPMASVIFAGQSIGAIVLPLMLFHQIQLMVCAWLARVYADRQKSAETAPAPV, from the coding sequence ATGAAAAAACTTCTCCCCGATACTTTCACCTGGCTCCTTGTCGCCGCCGTCATCCTCGCCTCGCTCCTGCCGATCTCCGGCGAGCCGGCGGCGTGGTTCGGCATCGCCACCAATGTCGCGATCGCCCTCCTTTTCTTCCTGCATGGCGCGCGCCTTTCCACGGATGTGGTGATCGCGGGCTTCCTGCACTGGCGCCTCCAGCTCTTCATCCTCGTCACGACCTTCGCGGTGTTTCCATTGCTCGGCCTCGGGCTCGGCCTCTTTTCGCCCTGGCTGATCGAGCAGCCGATCTATCTCGGGCTGCTGTTCCTCTGCGTCCTGCCCTCCACGGTCCAGTCGTCGATCGCCTTCACGTCGATTGCCGGCGGCAACGTGCCGGCCGCGATCTGCGCCGCCTCGACCTCGAACATTCTCGGCATTTTCCTCACGCCCGCCCTCGTCGCCCTGCTCTTCTCGGCCGGCGGCCATGTCGGCATGTCCTTCGACATGGTCTGGAAGATCATGCTGCAGCTCTTCCTGCCCTTCGTCGCGGGTCAGGTGCTGCAGCCGTTCATCGGCAAATGGGTGCGCTCGAAGAAGAGCCTGCTGACGCCCTTCGACCGCGGCTCAATCCTCATGGTCGTCTATCTCGCCTTTTCCGAAGCGGTAACGGAGGGAATCTGGCACAGGGTCGCGTTGGAAGATCTCGCGCTTCTCATCCTCGTCGACAGCCTCCTGCTCGCCGTGGTCCTCGTCATCACCAGCGTCGGCGGCAAGCTGCTCGGCTTCAACCGCGAGGACCGCATCACCGCCGTCTTCTGCGGCTCGAAAAAGAGTCTGGCGAGCGGCGTGCCGATGGCGAGCGTCATTTTCGCCGGCCAGTCGATCGGCGCGATCGTTCTGCCGCTCATGCTGTTTCACCAGATCCAGCTCATGGTCTGCGCCTGGCTCGCCCGCGTCTATGCCGATAGGCAGAAGTCCGCGGAGACCGCGCCGGCGCCGGTCTGA
- a CDS encoding LysR family transcriptional regulator: protein MLDLVQLRSFVMVAQTKSFTLSAERLNLGQSTVSQHLQRLERGLGRRLIDRDTHAVRLTAEGEALLPHARQLLALERQAVAQFDADAPRGPFRLGISEDLVSGQLPGLLEDFIADYPSVDLQLSVALSKTLAGMQDRGELDLVMAKRRIGEQRGDAILREPLVWLASDPEAVLAKPELPLIVFPPPSLTRQLLMEALERGRTPWRIVCSCQSLSGLTAAARAGMGVLVQPRSLAPAGLREIPPPLLPALEDVEFVLVTARSADHATISAFSRKARERFGKGFLT, encoded by the coding sequence ATGCTTGATCTCGTCCAGTTGCGCAGTTTCGTGATGGTGGCGCAGACGAAGAGCTTCACGCTCTCCGCCGAGCGGCTGAATCTTGGCCAATCGACGGTCAGCCAGCACCTCCAGCGGCTGGAGCGGGGGCTCGGCCGGCGGCTCATCGACCGGGATACCCATGCCGTCCGGCTGACGGCGGAAGGGGAGGCGCTGCTGCCGCATGCGCGCCAGCTTCTAGCGCTCGAGCGGCAGGCGGTCGCACAGTTCGATGCGGATGCGCCGCGCGGCCCCTTCCGTCTTGGCATTTCGGAGGATCTGGTGAGCGGGCAATTGCCGGGCCTTCTTGAGGATTTCATCGCGGATTATCCCTCGGTCGACCTCCAGCTCTCCGTCGCGCTCTCCAAGACGCTTGCCGGAATGCAGGATCGTGGTGAACTCGATCTCGTCATGGCCAAGCGCCGGATCGGCGAGCAGCGCGGCGATGCCATTCTGCGCGAGCCGCTCGTCTGGCTTGCGAGCGATCCGGAGGCGGTGCTAGCGAAGCCGGAACTGCCGCTGATCGTCTTCCCGCCGCCGAGCCTCACGCGCCAACTCCTGATGGAGGCATTGGAGCGCGGCCGGACGCCCTGGCGCATCGTCTGCTCCTGTCAGAGCCTCAGCGGGCTGACGGCTGCCGCGCGGGCAGGCATGGGCGTGCTGGTGCAGCCGCGCAGCCTGGCGCCGGCGGGCCTTCGCGAAATACCGCCGCCCTTGCTGCCGGCGCTCGAAGATGTGGAATTCGTCCTCGTCACCGCGCGCTCGGCCGACCATGCCACCATCTCGGCCTTCTCCCGCAAGGCGCGCGAGCGTTTCGGCAAGGGCTTCCTGACATAA